The following are from one region of the Paenibacillus bovis genome:
- a CDS encoding ABC transporter substrate-binding protein: MFKKIHLIIAMGIMMALLAGCGQPATAPSSAVVHTANGTITHDASARIASMSIHITNNLLALGIKPVGSVVGGDVKDFLPHVADQLQGTTKLGPVTDPDMEALLSLQPDVIYIDKEYSGKNLAKFEAIAPTIVIDMDQGTWQDQLKQIATHTGRTQQADKFIQTYDTKAAKVSKMIQAKLGADAKVMAIRATAKELRIMSTGRPLGPIMYNDLKLKPADGVADIAATEPFAVISKEVLPDYHADAIFVIISKGSEAQATFDALESNPVWQNLKAVKEKHVYMLDGQKWLDYSSLGHSMALDDAEQLFSK; encoded by the coding sequence ATGTTCAAAAAAATACATCTTATTATTGCCATGGGCATCATGATGGCACTACTCGCAGGCTGCGGACAACCGGCAACTGCCCCATCGAGCGCAGTCGTTCATACAGCCAACGGTACAATCACGCATGACGCCAGCGCGCGTATCGCATCCATGTCGATTCATATTACCAACAATCTGCTCGCTCTTGGCATCAAGCCGGTCGGCTCTGTAGTCGGCGGCGATGTCAAAGACTTTCTGCCGCATGTAGCCGATCAGCTGCAGGGTACAACCAAGCTGGGACCGGTCACCGATCCGGATATGGAAGCACTGCTGTCCCTGCAGCCGGACGTTATTTACATTGATAAAGAATACTCTGGCAAAAACCTTGCCAAATTCGAAGCCATTGCTCCAACAATCGTTATCGATATGGATCAGGGAACCTGGCAGGATCAACTCAAACAAATCGCGACGCATACCGGACGTACCCAGCAGGCGGATAAATTCATCCAAACGTACGATACCAAAGCTGCCAAAGTAAGCAAAATGATCCAAGCCAAACTGGGAGCAGATGCCAAAGTAATGGCAATCCGGGCTACAGCCAAAGAACTGCGCATAATGAGCACTGGCAGACCGCTTGGTCCGATTATGTATAACGATCTAAAGCTCAAGCCTGCGGATGGAGTAGCCGATATTGCAGCTACGGAACCATTCGCTGTGATCTCCAAAGAAGTACTGCCGGATTATCACGCCGATGCGATCTTCGTTATTATCAGCAAAGGCAGTGAAGCCCAGGCGACATTCGATGCCCTGGAATCCAATCCAGTCTGGCAGAATCTCAAAGCCGTAAAAGAAAAACATGTTTACATGCTGGATGGACAAAAATGGCTGGATTACTCCTCCCTGGGTCACAGTATGGCACTGGATGATGCCGAACAGTTATTTTCCAAATAA
- a CDS encoding FecCD family ABC transporter permease, giving the protein MNLHYIQAQRARRAWWVSILLLVISVIVILISLNTGTIRLSPLRVGYTLLGFGTRQEHMIMFDYRLPRILITILAGAGIAVAGVILQGTSRNSLADPGVLGIHAGAGFGLIVFVSFFRTMDGPVALLIPLFTFAGGVLTALVIFLLSYDRQRGILPIRMILVGIAVAAGLSAVTLLLSLKLDEDTYTFTATWLAGSVWARDWVHVWTLLPWIALLLPWVYWHSRYLDLFTLGDELASGIGSQVHRNRIGLMLLAVALSSASVAMVGSIGFVGLIAPHIARQLAGSQHRYFMPAAALLGVVILLLADTVGRSVFQPNAVPAGVVVAAIGGPYFLYLLFKSKF; this is encoded by the coding sequence ATGAATCTTCATTATATACAGGCACAGCGCGCGCGTCGGGCCTGGTGGGTGAGTATTCTGCTGTTGGTGATCTCGGTGATAGTGATCCTGATCAGTCTGAATACAGGAACCATTCGGTTGTCTCCGCTGCGGGTAGGGTATACGCTGCTGGGATTTGGCACCCGGCAGGAGCATATGATCATGTTCGATTATCGCTTGCCGCGTATTCTGATTACGATTCTGGCTGGAGCAGGTATCGCGGTGGCTGGTGTAATTTTGCAGGGGACTTCGCGCAATTCGCTGGCTGACCCCGGTGTGCTCGGTATTCACGCTGGTGCAGGGTTTGGATTGATTGTTTTTGTCTCCTTTTTCCGTACAATGGACGGACCGGTAGCGCTATTGATTCCGTTGTTTACTTTTGCAGGCGGAGTATTGACAGCCCTGGTCATTTTTCTGCTGTCTTATGATCGGCAGCGCGGAATACTGCCGATCCGGATGATTCTGGTTGGGATTGCAGTAGCTGCAGGACTCAGCGCAGTAACTCTGCTGCTGTCGCTAAAGCTGGATGAGGATACGTATACCTTTACAGCAACATGGCTGGCTGGCAGTGTATGGGCCAGAGATTGGGTTCACGTATGGACGTTGCTGCCATGGATAGCGCTGCTCTTGCCATGGGTATACTGGCATTCCCGTTATCTGGATCTGTTCACGCTGGGCGATGAACTGGCTTCCGGTATAGGCAGTCAGGTCCATCGTAACCGAATCGGCTTAATGCTGCTGGCAGTCGCCCTGTCTTCTGCGAGTGTAGCGATGGTCGGCTCGATAGGATTTGTCGGATTGATTGCTCCGCATATAGCCAGGCAGCTGGCCGGATCACAGCATCGCTATTTTATGCCGGCGGCTGCGCTGCTGGGTGTAGTTATTCTGCTGCTGGCAGATACGGTAGGGCGTTCCGTTTTCCAGCCCAATGCTGTACCGGCTGGGGTAGTAGTAGCAGCGATCGGTGGTCCTTATTTTCTGTATTTATTGTTCAAAAGCAAATTTTGA
- a CDS encoding FecCD family ABC transporter permease, whose translation MVFGRQLQIGIWLLAAAAGLLLSVFFAVSYGAKELTLSVVWSAVWHYDPRLTSHQIVHDLRLPRVLGAAVIGMAFGTAGAMMQGVTRNPMADTGILGINAGSAAVVALTFACMPGVSYPQLMLLSFAGAVLSTLLILLLGSATPGGLTSLKLTIAGAVIAAMLHSFSTGVAIYFDLSQDLAFWYAGGVSGITWAHLQLIAPVIILTIAGAILLGRPITFLSLGDESAINLGIKVRWIRVIALTMVVILAGVSVSAAGSISFVGLVVPHMARRLIGVDYRAVIPLSALLGAILLVWADLASRMVQPPREFAIGAMVALVGVPFFLYLARREGREL comes from the coding sequence ATGGTATTTGGCAGACAACTGCAAATCGGAATCTGGCTTCTGGCTGCAGCAGCGGGATTGCTGCTGTCGGTCTTTTTCGCTGTGTCCTATGGGGCAAAAGAGCTGACACTGTCTGTAGTCTGGTCTGCTGTATGGCATTATGATCCACGCCTGACTTCTCATCAGATCGTACATGATTTGCGGCTGCCTCGTGTACTGGGTGCAGCTGTAATCGGGATGGCGTTTGGTACAGCGGGGGCGATGATGCAGGGTGTCACGCGTAATCCGATGGCGGATACTGGCATTCTGGGCATTAATGCAGGTTCGGCAGCGGTTGTGGCGCTGACATTTGCCTGTATGCCCGGTGTTTCTTACCCGCAGCTGATGCTGTTGTCTTTTGCCGGGGCAGTGCTGTCTACACTGCTGATTCTGCTGCTGGGCTCTGCCACGCCGGGAGGACTTACTTCGTTGAAGCTAACGATTGCCGGAGCAGTGATTGCCGCTATGCTGCACTCGTTTAGCACAGGCGTAGCGATTTATTTTGACCTTAGTCAGGATCTAGCTTTCTGGTATGCCGGTGGAGTAAGCGGGATTACCTGGGCCCATCTGCAGTTGATTGCACCGGTGATTATCCTGACGATTGCAGGTGCTATTCTACTGGGGCGACCGATTACTTTTTTGTCGCTTGGGGATGAATCGGCGATCAATCTGGGGATCAAGGTACGCTGGATACGTGTGATAGCGCTGACGATGGTAGTGATTCTGGCAGGCGTCTCGGTATCGGCAGCCGGCTCGATCAGTTTTGTCGGTCTGGTAGTGCCCCATATGGCAAGACGTCTGATTGGTGTGGATTATCGCGCGGTTATTCCGCTATCTGCGCTGCTGGGAGCTATTTTGCTGGTCTGGGCAGACCTTGCCTCACGCATGGTTCAGCCGCCCAGGGAGTTTGCTATAGGCGCGATGGTCGCACTGGTTGGAGTTCCTTTTTTCCTGTATCTGGCCAGACGGGAAGGGAGGGAACTGTAA
- the trpS gene encoding tryptophan--tRNA ligase, translated as MKTVLSGIQPSGLLTIGNYIGAIKNFVELQNEYNCYFMVVDLHAITVAQDPAALREASESVAALYLAAGLDPSKANIFLQSHVPQHAELGWIMTTLASMGELERMTQFKDKSAGKENVGAGLFVYPALMAADILMYNADVVPVGDDQKQHLELTRDLAARFNHRFGEFFTLPEPYIPEVGARIMSLDDGTKKMSKSNPNTGSYIALLDPPSVIRKKISRATTDSGREVQYDPANKPEVSNLMTIYSQFSGLSLAEVADKFEGQMYGTFKKDLAEVVVAGLEPLQQRYQEIRQTGEVRDILRQGAQNAQAAAEKILTGVKDKMGFLPKGF; from the coding sequence ATGAAAACTGTACTATCCGGCATTCAGCCAAGCGGTCTATTAACGATCGGTAACTATATCGGCGCAATCAAAAACTTTGTAGAACTGCAAAATGAATATAACTGCTACTTTATGGTAGTAGATCTGCATGCTATCACCGTGGCACAGGACCCTGCTGCACTGCGTGAAGCTTCCGAATCGGTAGCTGCTCTGTATCTGGCGGCAGGACTGGACCCGTCCAAAGCGAATATTTTCCTGCAGTCCCATGTCCCGCAGCATGCCGAGCTGGGATGGATCATGACGACGCTGGCTTCGATGGGCGAATTGGAGCGTATGACCCAGTTCAAGGACAAGTCGGCAGGCAAAGAAAATGTAGGCGCAGGCTTGTTCGTTTATCCGGCACTGATGGCAGCGGATATTCTGATGTACAATGCTGACGTGGTACCGGTTGGTGATGACCAGAAGCAGCATCTGGAGCTGACTCGCGATCTGGCAGCACGCTTTAACCACCGATTCGGTGAATTCTTTACCCTGCCGGAGCCGTATATTCCGGAAGTGGGCGCACGCATTATGTCACTGGATGACGGCACCAAAAAAATGAGCAAGAGCAACCCGAATACTGGAAGCTATATTGCCCTGCTCGATCCGCCAAGTGTGATTCGCAAAAAAATTAGCCGGGCGACAACGGATTCCGGCCGTGAAGTACAGTATGATCCAGCGAACAAGCCGGAAGTAAGCAATCTGATGACGATTTATTCCCAGTTCTCGGGATTGTCTCTGGCCGAGGTAGCAGACAAATTCGAAGGACAGATGTATGGAACATTCAAAAAGGATCTGGCAGAAGTGGTAGTAGCCGGATTGGAGCCGCTGCAGCAGCGGTATCAGGAGATTCGCCAAACGGGTGAGGTCCGTGATATTCTCCGCCAGGGTGCACAAAATGCACAGGCCGCAGCGGAGAAAATTCTGACCGGAGTAAAAGACAAGATGGGATTTCTACCTAAAGGATTCTAA
- a CDS encoding aldose 1-epimerase, whose amino-acid sequence MKVTKGTWNKYETYILKSKQLEVTLLPKLGNNVIGIRDLQENREVLRRPEESELDFYLQKPYHFGMPMLMPPGRIRRGHFEYDGVEYQFDQNTANDNHIHGLHRTQAWRVSDIDENDAGCQIVTELLTSDDPNWIRQYPTPLKLEMTLQLQGTSLMQRLKITNLGEHSAPFGFGLHTWFLLDGEPERWTLKIPVSDQLLQDEEQIPTGEVVPLEEWEELNTGMNMANRNWDNLLRIGDKRPVSAELKRDDGYGLRYSADPDYFKYWVLYTKGESDQFLCIEPYTSLPDAPNSSHPQQFTGLIELHPGEPVELSLQLDVVEKSTML is encoded by the coding sequence ATGAAGGTGACCAAAGGAACCTGGAATAAGTATGAGACGTATATTTTAAAAAGCAAGCAGCTCGAAGTCACTCTGCTGCCCAAGCTCGGCAACAATGTTATCGGTATTCGTGACCTGCAGGAGAATCGTGAAGTTCTTCGTCGTCCGGAAGAGAGCGAGCTGGATTTTTATTTGCAAAAGCCGTATCACTTCGGAATGCCGATGCTGATGCCGCCCGGCCGGATTCGCCGCGGGCACTTTGAGTATGATGGTGTGGAGTACCAGTTTGACCAGAATACAGCCAATGATAACCATATCCACGGTCTGCATCGTACTCAGGCATGGCGTGTATCCGATATTGACGAGAACGATGCCGGCTGCCAGATTGTTACGGAGCTGCTGACTTCCGATGATCCTAACTGGATCAGACAATATCCGACCCCGCTCAAGCTGGAGATGACGCTGCAGCTGCAGGGTACTTCATTGATGCAGCGCCTCAAGATTACCAATCTGGGAGAGCATTCGGCTCCATTTGGCTTTGGACTGCATACCTGGTTCCTGCTGGATGGCGAGCCGGAGCGCTGGACGCTCAAGATTCCGGTCAGCGATCAGCTGCTTCAGGATGAAGAGCAGATTCCTACAGGCGAAGTTGTTCCGCTGGAGGAATGGGAAGAGCTGAATACCGGTATGAATATGGCCAATCGCAATTGGGATAATCTGCTGCGAATTGGTGACAAGCGCCCGGTGAGTGCCGAGCTGAAACGTGACGACGGCTACGGCCTGCGCTATTCGGCAGATCCGGATTATTTCAAATACTGGGTATTATATACCAAAGGTGAAAGTGATCAATTCCTGTGCATTGAGCCGTATACGAGTCTGCCAGATGCTCCGAACTCATCGCATCCACAGCAGTTTACCGGCTTGATCGAGCTTCATCCGGGCGAACCGGTAGAGCTGAGCCTGCAGCTGGATGTTGTGGAAAAGTCTACGATGCTGTAA
- a CDS encoding M3 family oligoendopeptidase — MNHPLNPTWNLEPIFAGGSTSEQLQVFLGKLTKDIDLLTFELKQLSAPQQVEETQSFDALLEQLQDTRIRLREAGSFASCLTAQDQGDKQATRLSAALSDLSANLQALFVQFQSILLDTPDAVFAGWLERPQVAPIAFYLNEIRSVAGEKMSPELESLALGLAVDGYHGWSDFYDTIVSHVRIPFEQNGETVMLSAGQAANKMSDPDRNLREEMFQKWEEAWTGVEDFCADTLNHIGGFRLKLYDRRGWDNVLKEPLAINRMSEQTLNTMWDVIVKNKPVFVSYLERKAEVLGVERLSWNDVDAPIGSTDSKVSYDDAADLIVEQFRKFNPEMADFAAQAFEKRWIEAEDRAGKRPGGFCTSLPLSKETRIFMTYSGTASNVSTLAHELGHGYHQHVMNDLPAFSQQYAMNVAETASTFAEMIVADSLVKEAKTEEEKLSLLEDKIQRSIAFFMNIHARFLFETRFYEQRRSGMVGSEELSRLMEEAQREAFCDTLASYHPHFWASKLHFYKTGVPFYNFPYTFGYLFSTGIYALAQREGAGFAAKYDALLQDTGRMTVEELAQKHLGVDLTQPEFWQGAVDVGIADVKLFLEMTASYARS; from the coding sequence ATGAACCATCCGCTGAATCCAACCTGGAATCTGGAACCCATTTTTGCAGGAGGCTCTACTTCCGAACAATTGCAAGTATTTTTGGGCAAACTGACGAAGGATATCGATCTGTTGACGTTTGAACTCAAACAGCTGTCGGCTCCGCAGCAGGTAGAAGAGACACAATCGTTTGATGCGCTGCTGGAGCAGCTGCAGGATACCAGAATACGTCTGCGTGAAGCAGGATCATTTGCGAGTTGTCTGACCGCCCAGGATCAGGGAGACAAGCAGGCTACCCGTCTGTCTGCAGCATTATCCGATCTATCGGCGAATCTGCAAGCCCTGTTTGTACAATTCCAGAGTATTTTGCTGGATACACCGGATGCCGTATTTGCCGGCTGGCTTGAACGCCCGCAGGTCGCACCGATCGCTTTTTATCTGAATGAAATCCGCTCGGTTGCCGGGGAGAAAATGTCGCCGGAGCTGGAAAGTCTGGCATTAGGACTGGCTGTAGACGGATACCATGGCTGGAGTGACTTCTATGATACGATTGTTAGCCATGTGCGTATTCCTTTTGAACAAAATGGAGAGACGGTTATGCTGTCGGCAGGTCAGGCAGCCAACAAAATGAGCGACCCGGATCGCAATCTGCGGGAAGAAATGTTCCAGAAATGGGAAGAAGCATGGACTGGCGTAGAAGACTTTTGTGCGGATACACTGAATCATATCGGCGGTTTCCGCCTAAAGCTGTATGATCGCCGCGGCTGGGATAATGTCCTCAAAGAACCGCTGGCTATCAACCGCATGTCCGAACAGACGCTCAATACCATGTGGGATGTTATTGTCAAAAACAAACCGGTATTTGTCTCTTATCTGGAGCGCAAAGCAGAAGTGCTGGGCGTAGAGCGGCTCAGCTGGAATGATGTGGATGCACCGATCGGCAGTACAGACAGCAAAGTAAGCTATGACGATGCCGCTGATCTGATTGTGGAACAATTCCGTAAGTTCAATCCGGAAATGGCGGATTTTGCTGCCCAGGCGTTTGAGAAACGCTGGATTGAAGCGGAAGATCGCGCCGGCAAACGTCCGGGTGGGTTCTGTACCTCTCTGCCGCTGAGCAAGGAAACACGCATCTTTATGACATACAGTGGTACAGCTTCTAATGTATCGACACTGGCTCATGAACTGGGTCACGGATACCATCAGCATGTGATGAATGATCTGCCTGCTTTTAGTCAGCAGTACGCGATGAATGTCGCCGAGACGGCATCGACTTTTGCCGAGATGATCGTGGCGGATTCACTCGTTAAAGAAGCCAAAACCGAGGAAGAAAAGCTTTCTCTACTGGAAGACAAAATCCAGCGCAGTATTGCTTTCTTCATGAATATCCATGCCCGCTTCCTGTTCGAGACTCGTTTCTATGAGCAGCGCCGCTCCGGTATGGTCGGCAGTGAGGAATTGAGCCGTCTGATGGAAGAAGCGCAGCGCGAAGCTTTCTGTGATACGCTGGCATCGTATCATCCGCATTTCTGGGCATCCAAGCTGCATTTCTACAAAACAGGTGTGCCGTTCTATAACTTCCCATATACCTTTGGATATCTATTCAGCACAGGTATCTATGCGCTGGCTCAGCGTGAAGGCGCCGGATTTGCTGCCAAGTATGATGCGCTGCTGCAGGATACAGGCCGCATGACAGTGGAAGAACTGGCGCAGAAGCATCTGGGTGTAGATCTGACGCAGCCTGAATTCTGGCAGGGCGCAGTGGATGTGGGTATTGCAGACGTGAAGCTGTTCCTGGAGATGACGGCTTCCTATGCCCGCTCTTGA
- a CDS encoding YycC family protein — MRPLQISADTAVKLAEKLNVPLEQLMHMPQHILMQKLAELAKDEQKDGSE, encoded by the coding sequence ATGCGACCACTACAGATTTCTGCGGATACGGCTGTCAAACTGGCCGAGAAGCTTAATGTTCCTCTGGAGCAGCTCATGCATATGCCACAGCACATCCTGATGCAAAAGCTGGCCGAACTGGCCAAAGATGAGCAAAAGGACGGCAGTGAGTAA
- a CDS encoding DUF2225 domain-containing protein: protein MGESVELEPLYQITVNCPQCEEDFKTSRVRPSMKRATRRDSDFCAYYQHENPDFYVVRICPHCGFASTENSLAKLSSEQKQKYMSQIGSRVAKREMGGHRTGEQALEAYKLALMCAQTIGDRERIVASFLHHIAWLYRYKGESEQELRFIRYCLESYIRVFELESVSGSDAKLMYLIGELHRRLGEFNDAVKWFSRVINDQRITDSAMIRASREQWVVLREQMLSKNIDLPEEMQQ, encoded by the coding sequence ATGGGGGAGTCTGTAGAATTAGAACCGTTATATCAGATAACGGTAAATTGTCCACAATGCGAGGAGGACTTTAAAACAAGCCGTGTACGTCCCAGCATGAAACGGGCGACGCGGCGGGATTCCGATTTCTGTGCTTATTATCAGCATGAGAATCCTGATTTCTATGTGGTACGGATCTGCCCACATTGTGGATTTGCATCCACCGAGAATTCACTTGCCAAGCTGAGCAGTGAGCAAAAGCAAAAGTATATGAGCCAGATCGGCAGCCGTGTTGCCAAGCGCGAGATGGGCGGACACCGGACAGGAGAGCAGGCGCTGGAAGCCTACAAGCTCGCCCTGATGTGTGCACAAACGATAGGAGATCGTGAACGCATCGTAGCCAGTTTCCTGCATCATATTGCCTGGCTGTATCGCTATAAGGGAGAATCGGAACAGGAGCTGCGCTTTATCCGGTATTGTCTGGAATCGTATATTCGTGTCTTCGAGCTGGAAAGTGTCAGTGGCAGCGATGCCAAATTGATGTATCTGATCGGAGAACTGCATCGCCGTCTGGGCGAGTTCAACGATGCGGTAAAATGGTTCTCGCGTGTTATCAATGACCAGCGTATTACCGATTCGGCCATGATCCGTGCTTCGCGTGAGCAATGGGTCGTTTTGCGTGAACAGATGCTGTCCAAAAATATTGATTTGCCGGAAGAAATGCAGCAGTAA
- a CDS encoding globin yields MESWRFTVKFDRSIYELLGGDEGLRRLVEAFYPKVQRDPLIGPLFPENIDPVMEKQYMFLSQFFGGPPLFSEKHGHPMMRARHMPFPITHEKADAWLACMNEALTDIGVEDELRVFIVDRLSGPAHHFVNTN; encoded by the coding sequence ATGGAAAGTTGGCGATTCACTGTGAAATTTGATCGATCTATTTACGAGCTGCTTGGCGGAGATGAAGGTCTTCGTCGTCTAGTTGAAGCATTTTATCCAAAAGTTCAGCGTGATCCATTGATAGGTCCTTTATTTCCGGAAAATATTGATCCGGTAATGGAAAAACAATATATGTTTTTGTCGCAGTTTTTTGGAGGTCCGCCTTTGTTCTCGGAAAAGCATGGTCATCCGATGATGAGAGCAAGACATATGCCGTTTCCAATTACACACGAAAAAGCCGATGCCTGGCTGGCGTGTATGAATGAAGCACTGACTGATATTGGTGTAGAGGACGAGCTGCGCGTCTTTATCGTAGACCGCCTGTCCGGACCGGCGCACCATTTTGTAAATACAAATTGA
- a CDS encoding NAD kinase, which yields MRYYVLDRGDQLSIELSERFHKLAAKYGFELDAESPEIVVSIGGDGTMLHAFHTFIDHIPDLAFVGIHTGHLGFYADWKADELEELVKFMAGESSDSMEHHPKIVKYPLVDLEINTKSGTSHYTALNEFTLKGVDGTTVVAQVDINDEIFEMFRGDGICISTPSGSTAYNKALGGAMVHPTIEALQIAEIASINNRVYRTLGSSMMLPKHHHCDIHSRKPQRLQLTIDHLNLSIDDLISIRCQVSKVRVSFARYRPYPFWNRVRQSFLG from the coding sequence TTGAGATACTATGTACTTGATCGCGGAGACCAATTATCCATTGAACTTAGTGAACGATTCCATAAGCTGGCTGCCAAGTACGGTTTTGAACTCGATGCGGAATCACCTGAAATTGTCGTCTCTATCGGTGGAGACGGTACGATGCTGCACGCTTTCCATACGTTTATCGATCATATTCCCGACCTGGCCTTTGTCGGTATTCATACCGGTCATCTGGGCTTCTATGCAGACTGGAAAGCCGATGAACTGGAAGAACTGGTCAAATTCATGGCAGGTGAATCCAGCGACAGCATGGAGCACCATCCCAAGATCGTCAAATATCCACTGGTAGACCTGGAGATCAATACCAAGAGCGGTACATCCCATTACACGGCTTTGAACGAATTCACATTAAAAGGTGTAGACGGCACAACCGTAGTCGCACAGGTCGATATCAATGACGAGATTTTTGAAATGTTCCGTGGCGATGGAATCTGCATATCCACACCATCCGGCAGTACCGCCTATAACAAAGCGCTCGGCGGAGCCATGGTACACCCGACCATCGAAGCGCTGCAAATTGCCGAGATTGCTTCGATCAATAACCGTGTTTATCGTACACTTGGTTCATCCATGATGCTGCCCAAGCATCATCACTGCGATATTCACTCCCGCAAGCCGCAGCGTCTGCAGCTGACGATTGATCATCTGAATCTGTCGATTGACGATCTGATCTCGATCCGCTGTCAGGTTTCCAAGGTACGTGTCAGTTTTGCCCGATATCGTCCCTATCCTTTCTGGAACCGGGTAAGACAATCTTTCCTGGGCTGA
- a CDS encoding YutD family protein has protein sequence MIQIGGKTYELIKEHRDGWNVEVFRDRYSEVLDRYDYILGDWGYNQLRLKGFYRDGHPKAGKDTSLSSLTEYINEYCNFGCAYFVLQKVKDTGNPPKSATEEDKAEKPDRPSRGHGSRKERQDKNNKTDKTASADKGSRSKGNGGSKPAAETKVSSQQPAAEAKPAAQPAGEPKSSPQPAAESRPPVQPVVDNKVSPPQSPAEVKAAAEQPAVEIQNPPQSPAIDKTAPIAPAGETRMASPLPEEPNRTAENPQEASQRSE, from the coding sequence TTGATTCAGATTGGTGGCAAAACTTACGAGCTCATCAAAGAACACCGGGACGGATGGAATGTGGAAGTATTCCGTGACCGCTATAGTGAAGTACTCGATCGGTACGATTATATTCTGGGCGACTGGGGATACAACCAGCTGCGCCTCAAAGGATTTTACCGTGACGGTCATCCGAAGGCAGGCAAGGATACATCGCTGTCCAGCCTGACCGAATATATTAATGAATACTGTAACTTTGGGTGCGCCTATTTTGTACTCCAGAAAGTAAAAGATACCGGCAATCCGCCGAAATCGGCTACCGAAGAGGACAAAGCCGAAAAACCGGACAGACCGTCCAGAGGACATGGCTCACGCAAAGAACGACAGGACAAGAACAACAAAACCGATAAAACAGCATCAGCTGATAAAGGCTCCAGATCCAAAGGTAATGGAGGTTCTAAACCCGCGGCAGAGACCAAAGTCTCTTCGCAGCAGCCGGCAGCGGAAGCAAAACCGGCAGCGCAGCCAGCGGGAGAACCCAAATCTTCACCGCAGCCTGCAGCCGAGTCCAGACCTCCAGTACAACCTGTCGTGGATAACAAAGTCTCTCCGCCACAGTCACCAGCCGAGGTTAAAGCGGCAGCAGAGCAGCCAGCAGTGGAGATTCAAAATCCACCACAATCGCCTGCTATCGATAAAACAGCACCAATAGCACCGGCCGGAGAAACCAGAATGGCTTCACCGCTGCCTGAAGAACCAAACCGTACTGCTGAGAATCCACAGGAAGCTTCGCAGCGATCCGAATAA
- the lipA gene encoding lipoyl synthase yields MSTKAKQPKPEWIKIKMTNNENYQEIKSMMRSKTLHTVCEEARCPNIYECWANRTATFMILGDICTRACRFCAVNTGMPTELDLQEPERVAEAAEKMGLNHCVITSVARDDLKDGGATIFAETIRAMRKRLPLCSVEVLIPDFMGDIDSLKIVMDAKPDILNHNIETVERMSDRVRARAKYPRSMELLRNSKQLQPDIPTKSSIMLGVGEEWDEILQAMDDLRAVDCDILTLGQYLQPSPKHLNVAKYYTPDEFAILKEEGLKRGFSHVESGPLVRSSYHAHEQVKSASKSKEASTV; encoded by the coding sequence TTGTCTACAAAAGCTAAGCAACCGAAGCCCGAATGGATCAAAATCAAGATGACCAACAACGAAAACTATCAGGAAATCAAGAGCATGATGCGCTCCAAAACACTGCATACGGTGTGTGAAGAAGCACGCTGTCCGAACATTTACGAATGCTGGGCCAACCGTACTGCTACGTTTATGATACTGGGAGATATTTGTACACGTGCTTGCCGTTTTTGCGCTGTCAATACGGGGATGCCAACGGAGCTTGATTTGCAAGAGCCAGAACGGGTAGCGGAAGCCGCTGAGAAGATGGGCCTGAATCATTGTGTTATTACGAGTGTGGCCCGCGACGATCTAAAAGATGGAGGCGCAACCATTTTCGCGGAAACCATCCGTGCGATGCGCAAGCGTCTTCCACTCTGTAGTGTGGAAGTACTGATTCCTGATTTTATGGGAGATATCGATTCCCTCAAAATCGTAATGGATGCCAAGCCGGATATTCTTAATCATAATATTGAGACTGTGGAACGCATGTCTGACCGTGTCAGAGCCAGAGCGAAATATCCACGGTCCATGGAACTGCTGCGCAATTCCAAACAACTTCAACCAGACATCCCGACCAAATCCAGTATCATGCTGGGTGTAGGTGAAGAGTGGGATGAGATTCTACAGGCAATGGATGATCTTCGTGCGGTAGATTGCGATATTCTGACACTGGGTCAGTATTTGCAGCCAAGTCCAAAGCATCTGAACGTGGCCAAATACTACACTCCGGATGAATTCGCTATTCTCAAAGAAGAAGGACTCAAACGCGGATTCAGTCATGTGGAATCCGGTCCGCTGGTCCGCAGTTCTTATCATGCGCATGAACAGGTGAAATCCGCATCCAAGTCGAAGGAAGCTTCGACCGTTTAA